A single region of the Vicia villosa cultivar HV-30 ecotype Madison, WI linkage group LG4, Vvil1.0, whole genome shotgun sequence genome encodes:
- the LOC131597362 gene encoding uncharacterized protein LOC131597362, translating to MVVGTAVDGSVETSRKCEDCIITVDDRVFQVDLICLPLKRVDVVLGMDWLSANSVLINCKERAIMVPTVENVPEDSMTTLLEGTIHMVSCLYDQEKSFILFLGEDPNEKLSVSQIPVVCEFLGVFLEGVTSLPPEREVEFSIDLIPGTAPVSVSPYRMSAVELRELKSQLEELLSKHFIKPSVSP from the coding sequence ATGGTAGTTGGCACGGCCGTCGACGGAAGTGTAGAAACTTCTCGGAAATGTGAGGACTGTATTATAACTGTTGATGATCGAGTCTTCCAAGTCGATTTGATTTGTCTACCACTTAAGAGGGTGGACGTGGttttgggaatggattggctCTCTGCCAATTCAGTGCTCATTAATTGTAAGGAAAGGGCCATTATGGTCCCAACTGTTGAAAATGTCCCGGAAGACTCAATGACTACACTATTGGAAGGTACAATTCATATGGTAAGCTGCTTATATGATCAAGAGAAAAGTTTCATTCTTTTTCTAGGAGAGGATCCGAACGAGAAATTATCTGTCTCACAAATTCCGGTAGTTTGTGAATTTTTGGGAGTTTTTCTAGAGGGTGTCACTTCTTTACCTCCGGagagggaagtggaattctctatcgACTTAATACCGGGAACAGCCCCAGTCTCTGTTTCTCCTTATCGAATGTCAGCGGTTGAACTTAgagagttgaagagtcagttggaGGAATTATTGTCCAAACACTTTATCAAACCCAGTGTTTCTCCTTAG